One Spinacia oleracea cultivar Varoflay chromosome 4, BTI_SOV_V1, whole genome shotgun sequence DNA segment encodes these proteins:
- the LOC130459265 gene encoding uncharacterized protein, with protein MTSAPDDIYDNTTIPLAASVWHSDFDQETYITASDIGEFLRGACLNISAIQVYILCLLHDHAKSFEMSRISFICPEIMSSTRIKADPGAPTMYLKNIFQAEIEKEKMGNPNLTNWFLIPYNQENHWNLYVMDLRRGYVYIFDSARDPRRTDYAWGILSL; from the exons ATGACTTCGGCGCCTGATGATATATATGATAATACTACCATCCCATTGGCGGCCTCAGTTTGGCACTCGGATTTTGATCAAGAAACATACATAACTGCGTCTGATATAGGAGAGTTCCTTCGCGGGGCGTGCTTAAACATTTCAGCGATCCAAGTCTACATAtt gtgtttattgcacgatcatgccaaatcatttgaaatgtctcggatttcgttcatttgtcccgagattatgtcaagcactagaatcaaggccgaccctggagcgccaacaatgtatttgaaaaacattttccaagctgaaattgaaaaggagaagatgggtaatcctaacctaactaattggtttttaatcccatataatcaaga aaatcattggaatttatacgtgatggacctacgtagaggttatgtatatattttcgattctgctagagatccacgtcgaacagattatgcatggggaatcttgagtttgtaa
- the LOC110803580 gene encoding uncharacterized protein, which produces MNENQIVVRHESEGGKTPTTRDESQDVSTITKTIKGRGPSKGVKVAKPMFLEYNVYNVPDGQWSHEYGKQVGSCATRININVPLYPKVDEQIKKGFWEETKLMFHITDDSNHSREKYFHSCVAKRFSCFKSKLVRRWITMKEKKPKNQTNKMPWDVYNHITEDDWKTFVKHYFLPESLLRSEKARKSASCNKNPHRTGQKGYNRKRLDWIKDGRLPPDAALPISSSSSVNSSVTSNVNRVRKYRSKEWILAHQVQNKEGKWEIDPNDTEVVEIATKALEYIAEEEKGNLSFEQGEDALTKAIGKKDHRGRVKGTGGMVGIKKAFGPCIRHSRSDHGEASSENYESIRASVKKEFEGELEKRVEKRVAEALQKQLSTLLKTGQLNSISTPIPDDLHLNDSARVDLDVSATRTTRHILVPQPRELKERTPCRLALEEKVSGNNIVVADGMVQPSDGALPQHFTSMKPGHYKVQVDFVYDGHVDDILPVPTGDGFTNLGGALGSFVQWPIHLVIFEDGEDCTSPPKKKSKSNVSKERDGSSKKKTTVLAAQKKTTDLPSKVNPLKLIRT; this is translated from the exons ATGAATGAAAACCAAATTGTTGTTAGGCATGAATCAGAAGGTGGCAAGACTCCCACAACGCGTGACGAATCACAAGATGTTAGTACGATTACAAAGACCATTAAAGGCCGTGGTCCGTCAAAAGGTGTTAAAGTCGCTAAGCCTATGTTCCTTGAGTATAATGTATATAATGTCCCCGATGGACAATGGTCTCATGAATACGGGAAGCAAGTTGGGAGTTGTGCTACTAGAATTAATATTAACGTCCCATTATATCCAAAGGTAGATGAGCAAATCAAGAAGGGGTTTTGGGAGGAGACTAAG cttatgttccacattactgatgattctaatcattcgagggagaaatattttcattcttgtgtggcgaaacgatttagttgtttcaagagcaaGTTGGTGCGCCGATGGATAACTATGAAGGAAAAGAAgccaaaaaatcaaacaaacaagatGCCTTGGGATGTCTACAACCATAtcacagaggatgattggaagACTTTTGTTAAACATTATTTCCTGCCAGAGTCATTG CTTCGTAGTGAAAAGGCGAGGAAAAGTGCATCATGCAACAAGAACCCACATCGCACCGGCCAAAAGGGTTATAATAGAAAGCGACTAGATTGGATAAAGGATGGACGACTTCCACCAGATGCAGCTTTACCTATCTCGAGTAGCTCCTCGGTGAACTCATCAGTGACCTCAAATGTTAATAGAGTTAGAAAATACAGATCAAAGGAGTGGATTTTGGCCCATCAAGTACAAAATAAAGAgggaaagtgggaaattgacccgAACGATACAGAAGTTGTTGAAATCGCAACAAAAGCT TTAGAGTACATCGCAGAAGAGGAAAAAGGAAATCTTTCTTTCGAACAGGGTGAGGATGCCCTCACTAAAGCTATAGGGAAAAAAGATCATCGTGGGCGTGTCAAGGGAACAGGTGGCATGGTTGGTATCAAAAAGGCTTTCGGTCCGTGTATTCGACATAGTAGAAgtgaccatggtgaagcttcATCAGAAAATTACGAATCAATCAGAGCTTCTGTGAAAAAGGAGTTTGAAGGTGAATTAGAGAAAAGGGTAGAGAAAAGGGTGGCAGAGGCCCTCCAAAAGCAACTAAGCACCTTGTTAAAAACAGGACAACTAAACTCCATTTCTACCCCGATACCTGATGACCTCCACTTAAATGATTCTGCCAGAGTTGACCTTGATGTTAGTGCTACAAGAACCACTCGTCACATCTTAGTGCCGCAACCACGCGAGCTAAAG GAAAGGACTCCATGTCGTCTTGCCCTTGAGGAGAAAGTTTCAGGCAACAACATTGTCGTGGCGGATGGTATGGTACAACCCTCAGATGGTGCATTGCCCCAACATTTTACATCGATGAAGCCTGGTCACTATAAAGTCCAAGTTGATTTTGTTTACGACGGACATGTTGATGATATTCTTCCGGTACCTACGGGAGATGGTTTCACTAACTTAGGCGGTGCTCTGGGTAGTTTTGTGCAATGGCCCATACACTTAGTGATTTTCGAAGACGGCGag gATTGTACTTCACCTCCTAAAAAGAAGTCCAAGTCTAATGTTTCTAAAGAGAGGGATGGTAGCTCCAAGAAAAAGACAACGGTGTTAGCGGCCCAAAAGAAGACAACAGACTTACCATCCAAGGTAAAccctctaaaactcattcgaacctaa